A genomic segment from uncultured Erythrobacter sp. encodes:
- a CDS encoding TraB/GumN family protein, giving the protein MTTERGAGLLTAVRTAAAAILAPLLLFGLAGCSDAPGEAAADTAPPNPLLYEIASADGTVEGWMVGTIHALPDDTDWRTPAITQATDAADLLVVEIAGLDDGERVAGTFKELSTTPGLPPLEQRLPDDLATPLNDLLERGGIERTRFAAVETWAAAIMLAQVDATGDPANGVDRALINDFAGRPVRELEGAAAQLSIFDRLPETQQRTMLAAVVRGSEAARKDPARLQRAWLAGDAATIEQSTHEGFLADPALRAALLTDRNRRWAATLAPLLQEAPLPLIAVGTAHLVGPDGLAALLEAQGYLIRRLP; this is encoded by the coding sequence ATGACCACGGAACGGGGGGCGGGATTGCTGACTGCGGTGCGCACTGCCGCCGCTGCGATCCTTGCCCCCCTCCTCCTCTTTGGTCTTGCCGGATGCAGCGATGCACCCGGCGAGGCCGCAGCGGACACGGCCCCGCCCAATCCGCTGCTCTATGAAATCGCCTCGGCCGATGGAACGGTGGAGGGCTGGATGGTCGGCACAATCCATGCCCTCCCCGACGATACCGACTGGCGCACGCCCGCGATCACCCAGGCGACCGACGCCGCCGACCTGCTGGTGGTCGAGATCGCCGGACTGGATGATGGTGAGCGGGTCGCCGGGACCTTCAAGGAGCTGAGCACCACGCCGGGCCTGCCTCCCCTCGAACAAAGACTGCCGGACGATCTGGCCACCCCGCTCAACGACTTGCTGGAGCGCGGCGGGATCGAACGCACGCGCTTTGCCGCAGTCGAAACCTGGGCGGCGGCGATCATGCTGGCGCAGGTCGATGCGACGGGCGATCCGGCCAATGGGGTCGACCGCGCGCTCATCAATGACTTTGCCGGCCGTCCGGTGCGCGAGCTGGAGGGCGCTGCGGCGCAGCTTTCAATCTTCGACCGCCTGCCTGAAACGCAGCAGCGCACGATGCTCGCCGCCGTGGTGCGGGGGAGCGAGGCCGCGCGCAAGGACCCCGCCCGGCTCCAGCGCGCATGGCTGGCTGGTGATGCTGCGACGATCGAACAATCCACCCACGAGGGCTTTCTGGCCGATCCCGCGTTGCGCGCCGCGTTGCTCACGGACCGCAATCGGCGCTGGGCCGCTACACTCGCCCCGCTGCTGCAAGAGGCCCCCCTCCCCTTGATCGCCGTCGGCACAGCCCACCTTGTCGGGCCGGATGGGTTGGCCGCTCTGCTTGAGGCGCAAGGCTACCTTATCCGGCGCCTGCCCTGA
- a CDS encoding topology modulation protein: MRRVLVIGPCGSGKSTLARELAPLMGLPLTHMDQLGWQAGWVETEKAELNARLAEVVAQDAWLIEGNYGSTLAPRLERADTVIYLDFPIRLCLARLIRRIIIHRGRSRPDMPEGCPERFDAAFFWYVMNWNTGPRVRTEAKLAGYSGKVIRLRNPAALAEWRVRNGLV; this comes from the coding sequence ATGCGCCGCGTCCTCGTTATCGGCCCCTGCGGTTCGGGCAAGAGCACCCTCGCCCGCGAGCTTGCGCCGCTTATGGGCCTTCCGCTCACCCACATGGATCAGCTGGGCTGGCAGGCGGGTTGGGTCGAGACGGAGAAGGCCGAACTGAATGCGCGGCTCGCTGAGGTGGTGGCGCAAGACGCATGGCTGATTGAGGGCAATTATGGCAGCACCCTCGCCCCGCGTCTGGAACGGGCGGACACGGTGATCTACCTCGATTTCCCGATCCGTCTGTGCCTTGCGCGGCTGATCCGCCGCATCATCATCCATCGCGGCCGCTCGCGCCCCGATATGCCCGAAGGCTGCCCGGAACGCTTCGATGCCGCGTTCTTCTGGTACGTAATGAACTGGAACACCGGCCCGCGCGTGCGCACCGAGGCGAAGCTCGCGGGATACTCGGGCAAGGTTATCCGCCTGCGGAACCCCGCAGCTTTGGCCGAATGGCGGGTGCGCAACGGCTTGGTCTGA
- a CDS encoding 50S ribosomal protein L25/general stress protein Ctc, whose product MSEALNLPAEARERAGKGASRAIRRDGRTPAVIYGGKEEPTLIHVEQKELVKQLMTGHFMNSIVNIEIGGKTIRTLPKDVAFHPVTDRPLHVDFLRMTGDSMVQVQVPVVFINEDASPGLKKGGVLNIVRHELELICPNADIPDDIQIDVTGKDLGDSIHISEVTLPKGVTSAITDRDFTIATLVAPSALKSSEGDTTTAEAE is encoded by the coding sequence ATGAGCGAAGCTCTGAACCTGCCGGCTGAAGCGCGCGAACGGGCTGGCAAGGGAGCCTCCCGTGCAATTCGCCGCGATGGTCGGACACCTGCTGTCATTTATGGCGGCAAGGAAGAACCCACCCTGATCCACGTCGAGCAGAAGGAACTGGTCAAGCAATTGATGACCGGTCACTTCATGAACTCGATCGTCAACATCGAGATCGGTGGCAAGACCATTCGCACTCTGCCCAAGGATGTTGCGTTCCACCCCGTGACCGACCGTCCGCTGCACGTCGACTTCCTGCGCATGACCGGCGACAGCATGGTTCAGGTGCAGGTGCCCGTCGTGTTCATCAACGAAGACGCATCGCCCGGCCTGAAGAAGGGCGGCGTGCTCAACATCGTTCGTCACGAGCTGGAACTGATCTGCCCCAACGCCGACATTCCGGATGACATCCAGATCGACGTGACCGGCAAGGATCTGGGCGATTCGATCCACATCAGCGAAGTGACCCTGCCCAAGGGCGTCACCAGTGCGATCACCGACCGTGACTTCACCATCGCCACGCTCGTCGCCCCCTCGGCGCTCAAGAGCAGCGAAGGCGACACGACCACCGCCGAAGCCGAGTAA
- a CDS encoding glycine--tRNA ligase subunit alpha yields the protein MTAAPLYKPAPRDPARSFQDMILTLHDFWSAEAGCVILQPYDMRMGAGTFHTATTLRALGPEPWNAAFVQPCRRPTDGRYGENPNRLQHYYQYQVILKPSPSDIQELYLKSLGAIGIDPLAHDIRFVEDDWESPTLGAWGLGWEVWCDGMEVTQFTYFQQMGGFDCKPVAGELTYGLERLAMYIQGVDNVYDLAFNSSGVSYGDVFLENERQMSKWNFEVADTDALFDLFAKAEAECRNALGAGVPIAAYEQAVEASHVFNLLQARGVISVQERASYMGRVRDLARSSCEAYAEKMTPEWAAKYPGWSLV from the coding sequence ATGACCGCTGCACCCCTTTACAAGCCTGCTCCGCGCGATCCGGCGCGTTCGTTTCAGGACATGATCCTGACGCTCCATGACTTCTGGAGCGCCGAGGCGGGCTGTGTCATCCTCCAGCCCTATGACATGCGCATGGGCGCCGGGACGTTCCACACCGCGACCACGCTGCGCGCGCTCGGGCCGGAGCCGTGGAACGCGGCGTTCGTCCAGCCCTGCCGCCGCCCGACCGACGGGCGCTATGGCGAAAACCCCAACCGGTTGCAGCACTACTACCAGTATCAGGTGATCCTGAAGCCATCACCCAGCGACATCCAGGAGCTCTATCTCAAGAGCCTCGGCGCCATCGGCATCGACCCGCTGGCCCACGACATCCGCTTTGTCGAGGACGACTGGGAATCGCCGACGCTCGGCGCGTGGGGGCTGGGCTGGGAGGTGTGGTGCGACGGGATGGAAGTCACCCAGTTCACCTATTTCCAGCAAATGGGCGGCTTCGATTGCAAGCCGGTCGCTGGCGAGCTGACTTACGGGCTTGAGCGGCTGGCGATGTATATTCAGGGCGTCGACAACGTCTACGATCTGGCGTTCAATTCCTCGGGCGTCAGCTATGGCGACGTGTTCCTTGAGAACGAGCGCCAGATGTCGAAGTGGAACTTCGAGGTCGCGGATACAGATGCGCTGTTCGACCTCTTCGCCAAGGCCGAGGCCGAGTGCCGCAATGCCCTCGGCGCAGGCGTGCCCATCGCCGCCTATGAGCAGGCGGTCGAAGCGAGCCATGTGTTCAACCTGCTGCAAGCGCGCGGCGTGATCTCCGTGCAGGAACGCGCCAGCTACATGGGCCGGGTGCGCGATCTGGCGCGGTCGTCGTGTGAGGCTTACGCGGAAAAGATGACGCCGGAGTGGGCAGCGAAATATCCGGGGTGGAGTCTCGTCTGA
- the pth gene encoding aminoacyl-tRNA hydrolase, with protein MQIWVGLGNPGPRYALHRHNVGFMAVDVIADMHGFGPVQTKFQGWVQEGRIGSQKVLLLKPATFMNESGRAVSEALRFYKLGTEALTVFHDELDLAPFKVKVKQGGGHAGHNGLRSIHQHLGAEFRRIRLGIGHPGHKDRVTGHVLGNFAKDEQDDLVAMLGAIGAEAEWLAKGDDVRFMNDVALRMQG; from the coding sequence ATGCAAATCTGGGTCGGCCTTGGAAATCCCGGACCGCGCTATGCGCTCCACCGGCACAATGTCGGCTTCATGGCCGTGGACGTCATTGCCGATATGCATGGCTTCGGCCCAGTCCAGACCAAGTTTCAGGGCTGGGTGCAGGAAGGTCGGATCGGCAGCCAGAAGGTGCTGCTACTGAAGCCCGCCACCTTCATGAACGAAAGCGGCCGTGCTGTGAGTGAGGCGCTGCGCTTCTACAAGCTCGGCACTGAGGCGCTGACCGTGTTCCATGACGAACTCGACCTCGCCCCGTTCAAGGTCAAGGTGAAGCAAGGCGGCGGTCATGCAGGGCACAATGGTCTGCGTTCCATCCACCAGCATCTGGGAGCAGAGTTCCGCCGCATCCGGCTCGGCATCGGCCATCCGGGGCACAAAGACCGCGTCACCGGCCACGTGCTCGGCAATTTCGCCAAGGACGAACAGGATGATTTGGTCGCGATGCTGGGCGCAATCGGCGCGGAGGCCGAGTGGCTGGCAAAGGGCGATGACGTGCGCTTCATGAATGACGTCGCGCTCAGAATGCAGGGCTGA
- the glyS gene encoding glycine--tRNA ligase subunit beta produces MADFLLELRCEEIPARMQPKAKEDLARLFADALAKAGLPVGSIETFATPRRLALIAKDLPLATKAVSEETKGPKVGAPPQALEGFLRKVGLTADQLTQRDGVYFAVVEKPGRETAAVLAETIPGIIRAFPWPKSMRWSAASLSTESLRWVRPLSGIIALLDGAVVPCEIDGIASGRTTMGHRFHHSGPVEIAHAGSYIETLRAAHVVVHFSERCQVIRDGAAKVAAEAGLTLVADEGLVIENAGLTEWPVPLLGRFDEAFLDVPPEVIQLTARVNQKYFVATCAPAQAGASGDGVQPQEVPASAGTHQLANAFICTANIDAIDPAVVVNGNRKVLAARLSDARFFWEQDQKTSLAEHAKKLSRITFHEKLGSVADKVERVAKLARWLCEEGIIKPSPLQGRGLGEGASASTSAQRPLSPTLSPEGEREKLANLAEQAARLCKADLVTEMVGEFPELQGLMGGYYATKEGLPQEVAEAIRDHYKPVGQGDDVPTAPVTVAVSLADKLDTLAALFATDNRPTGSKDPFALRRAAIGIAALIQENGLRFSLIDGIAQIIGDFDRMVTVPPSDHSDRRGIKGQGDGSSEYPFVLYSVVESRNAILDFFADRLKVQQREAGVRHDLIDAVFALGEEDDLVRLLARVHALQAFVTTEDGTNLLAGYKRAANILKKENYPVTPAKAGASGGDAQSPEVPTFAGMTEQIDGIEQTGEEDPLAMVDDPDIGDIVAESALAAAALSYTPEPAEKALIDALDAAAPRAAQAVEGEKFADAMAALATLRAPIDRFFEEVTVNDADANKRAARLALLARFRDAVHRVADFSRIEG; encoded by the coding sequence ATGGCTGACTTCCTGCTCGAACTGCGCTGCGAGGAAATCCCCGCCCGGATGCAACCGAAGGCCAAGGAGGATCTGGCACGTCTGTTTGCCGATGCCCTCGCCAAAGCCGGTTTGCCGGTGGGTTCGATCGAGACCTTCGCCACGCCGCGCCGCTTGGCCCTGATTGCCAAAGACCTGCCGCTGGCAACCAAGGCTGTGAGCGAGGAAACCAAGGGGCCAAAGGTCGGCGCGCCGCCGCAGGCGCTGGAGGGTTTCCTGCGCAAGGTCGGCCTCACAGCCGATCAGCTGACCCAGCGTGACGGCGTCTATTTCGCCGTGGTCGAGAAGCCCGGGCGCGAAACCGCAGCGGTTCTGGCCGAAACCATCCCCGGGATCATCCGCGCCTTTCCCTGGCCCAAATCGATGCGCTGGAGCGCAGCGTCGCTCAGCACCGAGTCCCTGCGCTGGGTGCGTCCGCTCTCGGGGATCATCGCCCTGCTGGACGGCGCGGTCGTCCCTTGCGAGATCGACGGCATCGCGAGCGGGCGTACGACGATGGGGCACCGCTTCCATCATTCCGGACCGGTCGAGATCGCCCATGCCGGGAGCTATATCGAAACCCTGCGCGCGGCCCATGTGGTCGTCCATTTCTCCGAACGCTGCCAAGTGATCCGCGACGGCGCAGCCAAGGTCGCTGCCGAGGCGGGCCTGACACTGGTTGCCGACGAAGGGTTGGTGATCGAGAATGCGGGCCTCACCGAATGGCCCGTGCCGCTGCTCGGCCGCTTTGACGAGGCGTTCCTCGACGTGCCGCCCGAGGTCATCCAGCTCACCGCGCGGGTGAACCAGAAGTATTTCGTCGCCACGTGCGCCCCCGCGCAGGCGGGGGCCTCAGGCGATGGAGTTCAACCCCAGGAGGTCCCCGCTTCCGCGGGGACTCACCAATTGGCCAACGCCTTTATCTGCACCGCGAATATCGACGCGATTGACCCCGCAGTGGTGGTGAACGGCAACCGCAAGGTGCTCGCCGCGCGCCTGTCCGATGCCCGCTTCTTCTGGGAGCAGGATCAGAAGACATCGCTTGCGGAGCACGCGAAGAAGCTGTCGCGGATTACGTTCCATGAGAAGCTGGGCTCGGTCGCCGACAAGGTGGAACGGGTGGCGAAGCTGGCGCGGTGGTTGTGTGAGGAGGGGATCATAAAGCCCTCTCCCCTTCAGGGGAGAGGGTTGGGAGAGGGGGCGAGCGCGTCCACCTCTGCCCAACGCCCCCTCTCCCCGACCCTCTCCCCTGAAGGGGAGAGGGAGAAGCTCGCCAACCTCGCCGAACAGGCCGCACGCCTGTGCAAGGCCGATCTCGTCACCGAAATGGTCGGCGAATTCCCCGAATTGCAGGGCCTGATGGGCGGCTACTACGCCACCAAGGAAGGCCTGCCGCAGGAGGTCGCCGAGGCGATCCGCGATCACTACAAACCGGTCGGGCAGGGCGATGATGTGCCCACGGCTCCGGTGACCGTAGCGGTCTCGCTGGCGGATAAGCTGGATACGTTGGCTGCTCTATTCGCAACAGACAACCGTCCAACCGGCTCCAAAGACCCGTTTGCATTGAGGCGTGCTGCGATCGGCATCGCGGCTTTGATACAAGAGAATGGGCTGCGATTCTCACTGATTGATGGGATTGCTCAAATCATTGGAGACTTTGATCGCATGGTCACAGTCCCTCCTTCAGATCATAGCGACCGTCGAGGGATAAAGGGACAAGGAGACGGATCGAGTGAATATCCATTCGTCCTCTATAGCGTCGTTGAATCTCGAAATGCGATCCTCGACTTCTTCGCCGACCGCCTCAAAGTCCAGCAGCGCGAAGCCGGCGTTCGCCACGACCTGATCGACGCGGTGTTTGCGCTCGGCGAGGAGGACGATCTTGTCCGCTTGCTCGCCCGCGTCCATGCGCTGCAAGCCTTTGTTACGACCGAGGACGGCACCAACCTCCTCGCAGGCTACAAGCGCGCGGCGAATATCTTGAAGAAGGAAAATTACCCCGTCACCCCAGCGAAAGCTGGGGCCTCAGGCGGCGACGCGCAATCGCCCGAGGTGCCAACTTTCGCTGGCATGACGGAGCAGATCGACGGAATTGAACAGACCGGCGAGGAAGACCCGCTGGCGATGGTCGATGATCCCGATATCGGCGATATCGTCGCGGAAAGCGCGCTCGCCGCCGCCGCACTTTCCTACACGCCCGAACCGGCCGAAAAGGCGCTGATCGACGCGCTTGATGCCGCCGCCCCGCGCGCTGCGCAGGC
- the mutL gene encoding DNA mismatch repair endonuclease MutL produces MPEIRRLPSALVNRIAAGEVVERPAAALKELVENAIDAGARRIGVVLADGGLQRIEVVDDGCGMAPDGMALALERHATSKLPDSLIGPDGAIELVTTLGFRGEALPSIASVARLTIESREAGAAEGWRRVVDHGAVLADEPAALPPGTRVRVEDLFAKVPARRKFLRTARSEYAACLDVVRRLAMARPDIAFTLETVGDAGKRTVLSLQADEKLATRVARIIAHELKDNSVAISQERDTPYGMMRLTGLAGLPTYNRGVADHQYLFVNGRPVKDRLLVGAVRGAYADMLARDRHAVLALFLDLPPQDVDVNVHPAKTEVRFRDSAGVRGFIVSGLRQALATGDRRSAQGPDRAAMSRWVSEPLSSPFPAGEGPGMGGQVPQIWPTTPLPNPSPQGEGLFLRDSSLTWSRPQGRAEEAAPVPAEAQQYPLGIARGQVANTYIVAESADGLVLVDQHAAHERLVLERLRAAGAEEANRRSQALLVPDVVELDEVDCDRLEDAAEGLARYGLVIERFGPSAMLVRAVPAAIAKADSAKLLRDLADDIAKHGKQEDSGALLLAERLELVLATMACHGSVRAGRVLSVAEMNALLREMEATPRSGQCNHGRPTWVKLSMEDVEKLFGRH; encoded by the coding sequence ATGCCCGAAATCCGCCGTCTCCCTTCCGCGCTTGTGAACCGTATTGCCGCGGGTGAGGTGGTCGAACGCCCGGCTGCGGCCCTCAAAGAGCTCGTCGAGAACGCGATTGATGCCGGTGCGCGGCGAATCGGTGTCGTGCTGGCGGATGGCGGCTTGCAGCGGATCGAGGTGGTCGATGATGGCTGCGGCATGGCGCCCGACGGCATGGCGTTGGCGCTGGAACGGCACGCGACATCCAAGCTGCCCGATTCGCTGATCGGCCCGGACGGCGCGATCGAGCTGGTGACGACGCTGGGCTTTCGCGGTGAGGCTTTGCCGAGCATCGCCAGCGTGGCGCGCCTGACCATCGAAAGCCGTGAGGCAGGCGCGGCTGAAGGCTGGCGCCGCGTGGTCGATCACGGCGCGGTGCTAGCCGATGAACCCGCTGCGCTCCCGCCCGGCACGCGGGTGCGGGTGGAAGACCTGTTCGCCAAGGTGCCCGCGCGCCGCAAATTCCTGCGCACCGCGCGCAGCGAATATGCGGCCTGCCTTGATGTGGTGCGACGGCTCGCGATGGCGCGGCCGGATATTGCTTTCACGCTGGAGACAGTGGGTGATGCGGGCAAGCGCACGGTGCTTTCCCTGCAAGCCGATGAAAAGCTGGCGACCCGCGTGGCACGGATCATCGCGCATGAGCTGAAGGACAATTCTGTCGCCATCTCGCAGGAACGCGACACGCCCTACGGTATGATGCGCCTGACGGGGCTGGCGGGCTTGCCGACCTATAATCGCGGCGTGGCCGATCATCAGTATCTGTTCGTCAATGGTCGTCCGGTGAAAGACCGGCTGCTGGTAGGCGCCGTGCGCGGGGCCTATGCCGATATGCTCGCGCGGGATCGCCACGCGGTGCTGGCGCTGTTCCTCGACCTGCCGCCGCAGGATGTCGATGTGAACGTCCACCCCGCGAAAACCGAAGTGCGGTTCCGGGACTCAGCGGGGGTGCGGGGGTTCATTGTGTCCGGGCTGCGGCAGGCATTGGCGACGGGCGACCGCCGCTCTGCGCAGGGGCCGGATCGGGCGGCAATGTCGCGGTGGGTGAGCGAGCCGCTTTCTTCTCCCTTCCCAGCGGGGGAAGGGCCGGGGATGGGGGGGCAGGTCCCCCAAATCTGGCCTACCACACCCCTCCCCAACCCCTCCCCTCAAGGGGAGGGGCTATTCTTGCGCGATTCCTCGCTGACTTGGTCACGACCCCAAGGCCGCGCCGAGGAAGCCGCTCCGGTGCCTGCCGAAGCGCAGCAATACCCCCTCGGCATCGCGCGCGGGCAGGTGGCGAACACCTATATCGTCGCCGAATCCGCCGATGGGCTGGTGCTGGTCGATCAGCACGCTGCGCATGAACGGCTTGTGCTGGAGCGGTTGCGCGCGGCCGGGGCGGAGGAAGCCAACCGCCGCAGCCAAGCTCTGCTGGTCCCCGATGTGGTCGAGTTGGACGAGGTCGATTGCGACCGGCTGGAGGACGCCGCCGAGGGACTGGCGCGCTACGGCCTCGTAATCGAACGCTTCGGCCCGAGCGCAATGCTGGTCCGCGCGGTACCGGCAGCGATTGCCAAGGCAGACAGCGCGAAGCTGCTGCGCGACCTCGCCGACGACATCGCCAAGCACGGAAAGCAGGAGGACAGCGGCGCGCTGCTGCTGGCCGAGCGGCTCGAACTGGTGCTGGCGACGATGGCCTGCCACGGATCGGTGCGGGCCGGGCGGGTGCTCAGCGTGGCGGAGATGAACGCGCTCCTGCGCGAAATGGAAGCCACGCCGCGCTCAGGCCAGTGCAACCACGGAAGGCCGACGTGGGTGAAGCTGAGTATGGAGGATGTTGAGAAACTGTTTGGGCGGCATTGA
- the ychF gene encoding redox-regulated ATPase YchF, with translation MGFRCGIVGLPNVGKSTLFNALTETQAAQAANYPFCTIEPNVGQVAVPDERLAKIAAIAKSAKIIETQLGFVDIAGLVKGASKGEGLGNQFLGNIREVDAIVHVLRCFEDDDIQHVANKVDPIADAEVVETELMLSDLESLEKRVPAAAKRGAAGDKEAKAMASVLGQALELLREGKPARLTVPGDDEEERLFKQAQLLTAKPVLYVCNVAEEDAAEGNELSAKVFAKAAAEGAQAVVVSAAIEADLVTMPVEDRGEFLEALGLSESGLARVIRAGYKLLGLKTFFTCGPKEARAWTFPDGAKAPQAAGEIHSDFERGFIRAETIAYDDYVALGGEAGAKEAGKLRQEGKEYVVQDGDVLLFKFNV, from the coding sequence ATGGGTTTCCGTTGCGGGATCGTTGGCCTGCCCAACGTGGGCAAGTCCACCTTGTTCAATGCATTGACCGAGACGCAGGCCGCGCAGGCCGCGAATTATCCGTTCTGCACGATCGAGCCCAACGTGGGCCAGGTCGCCGTGCCCGACGAGCGCCTCGCCAAGATCGCCGCCATCGCCAAGAGCGCGAAGATCATCGAGACGCAGCTCGGCTTCGTCGACATCGCCGGCCTCGTGAAGGGCGCGAGCAAGGGCGAAGGCCTCGGCAACCAGTTCCTCGGCAACATCCGCGAGGTGGACGCCATCGTCCACGTGCTGCGGTGCTTTGAGGATGACGACATTCAGCACGTCGCCAACAAGGTCGATCCCATCGCGGACGCCGAAGTGGTTGAGACCGAGCTGATGCTGTCGGACTTGGAAAGCCTCGAAAAGCGTGTGCCTGCCGCTGCCAAGCGCGGCGCTGCGGGCGACAAGGAAGCCAAGGCGATGGCGAGCGTCCTCGGCCAAGCCTTGGAACTGCTTCGCGAAGGCAAGCCTGCCCGCCTCACCGTGCCGGGTGATGACGAGGAAGAGCGGTTGTTCAAGCAGGCGCAATTGCTCACCGCCAAGCCGGTGCTTTACGTCTGCAATGTCGCTGAAGAAGACGCGGCTGAGGGCAACGAATTGTCGGCCAAGGTTTTCGCCAAGGCAGCGGCCGAAGGCGCGCAGGCGGTGGTCGTATCCGCCGCAATCGAGGCCGACCTGGTGACGATGCCAGTGGAAGATCGGGGCGAATTCCTCGAAGCGCTCGGCCTCAGCGAAAGCGGCCTCGCCCGCGTGATCCGCGCTGGCTACAAGCTGCTCGGCCTCAAGACCTTCTTCACCTGCGGCCCCAAGGAAGCGCGCGCCTGGACCTTCCCCGACGGCGCCAAAGCCCCGCAGGCAGCGGGCGAGATCCACTCCGACTTCGAACGCGGCTTCATCCGCGCCGAGACGATTGCCTATGACGACTACGTCGCGCTGGGCGGTGAAGCAGGCGCGAAAGAAGCGGGCAAGCTGCGGCAGGAAGGCAAGGAATATGTGGTGCAGGACGGGGATGTGCTGCTGTTTAAGTTCAATGTTTGA
- a CDS encoding TraB/GumN family protein — translation MKFASLLALTAAPFALLAASPALADNHAATETAAAPAAKGPALWKVADADTTIYLFGTVHVLPAGIEWYDDTIAKALTGSDMIVTEIPMDAASEAAMGQLAVSKGKLPAGTTLRSLLTPEQTATYEAALAKLSIPAPAFDEFKPWMTGLTMSLIPLMQQGYTPGAGVEKVLLSKVGDKPQGALETAEFQLGIFDGMDQAAQITFMMEAIESMDETAPMLNRMVAEWAEGDADELAAIMNEGMTDPAVADALLYSRNANWAEWVDARLDQPGTVFVAVGAGHLAGAQSVQDYLAQKGITVSRVK, via the coding sequence ATGAAATTCGCTTCACTGCTTGCTCTGACCGCTGCCCCCTTTGCGCTGCTGGCCGCCAGCCCCGCTCTGGCTGACAATCATGCCGCAACCGAAACCGCCGCTGCGCCCGCTGCCAAGGGCCCCGCGCTGTGGAAGGTCGCGGATGCGGACACCACCATCTACCTGTTCGGCACCGTCCACGTCCTTCCCGCAGGGATCGAGTGGTATGATGACACCATCGCCAAGGCGCTCACGGGTTCGGACATGATCGTGACCGAAATCCCGATGGACGCGGCAAGCGAAGCGGCGATGGGGCAGCTTGCCGTTAGCAAGGGCAAATTGCCCGCAGGCACCACCTTGCGCTCGCTGCTGACGCCGGAGCAGACGGCCACCTACGAAGCCGCCTTGGCCAAGCTCAGCATTCCGGCTCCGGCGTTTGATGAGTTCAAGCCGTGGATGACCGGGCTCACCATGTCGCTGATCCCGCTCATGCAGCAGGGCTACACCCCGGGCGCGGGTGTCGAGAAGGTGCTGCTGTCCAAGGTCGGCGACAAGCCGCAGGGCGCGCTGGAGACGGCGGAGTTCCAGCTCGGCATTTTTGACGGGATGGATCAGGCCGCGCAGATCACCTTTATGATGGAAGCCATCGAAAGCATGGACGAAACCGCGCCGATGCTGAACCGGATGGTCGCCGAATGGGCCGAGGGCGATGCCGACGAACTCGCTGCCATCATGAACGAAGGCATGACCGATCCCGCCGTTGCCGACGCCCTGCTCTACAGCCGCAACGCCAACTGGGCCGAGTGGGTCGACGCTCGGCTTGACCAGCCCGGCACGGTGTTCGTCGCGGTTGGTGCAGGTCACCTTGCCGGTGCCCAGAGCGTGCAGGATTACCTCGCGCAAAAAGGCATCACCGTAAGCCGCGTGAAGTGA
- a CDS encoding helix-turn-helix transcriptional regulator, whose product MKNRLKVLRAERDWSQAELAGRLDVSRQAVNAIETGKHDPSLPLAFRIARLFAMRIEDIFDDGDSE is encoded by the coding sequence ATGAAAAACCGCCTCAAAGTTCTGCGCGCTGAACGCGATTGGTCACAGGCGGAACTCGCCGGCCGGCTCGACGTGTCGCGGCAGGCGGTCAATGCGATCGAGACCGGCAAGCACGATCCGTCCCTACCCCTCGCCTTCCGCATCGCACGCCTGTTCGCCATGCGGATCGAGGACATCTTCGATGATGGAGACAGCGAATGA